GGGAGGCTGGGTCGACGCTTCGGATCGATACACAGCAGAACTGTTGATGTCCTAAACAAGACCGTCGGAGGGAGAAAGAGCCACTCAGGTCGGGGTTGTCTGCTTTCAGCTCACCACCGCTATGTGGTGCTGACGGTCCCAGAAGTCAGAACATTTGTATCTCTTCCGCACGGCCAAGGACCATTCGAGTGAATCCCGAGCGCTTTCTCCCATGCCAAGCCCTGGGTGTACTGGGAGCGCTTCTCTTTCTGTGAGCATCGGCCGTTCAACGTCTTTCAGCAACGCAAGACGCGTCGCAGCATCACCTGCGCCTACACTCCGAGAATATGAAGTCGCTCGAAAAACACATCGAGGACTACTTCCGGGCTTTGCGTCTATGCCAGGCGCGTCAATGGGACGCAGCGATCACCACCGCCAAGCGCAGCCTAACTGACCCGTCTCTGCCTCGACAATGGCAGGTCGAAGACTGCGTCATCGTATGCTCCGCCACGGATGACTGGGAAGAAGCTGAGGTACGTATGGTCTGTCGCCAGGCAAATCGTGCAAGCTTGACCGGCATTGCTGATAGCTTCGTCACACAGCGGTTTCGTGAAGCAGCTGAAGCGGTCTACAACACATCCAGAATTCAGGCGACCCCCTCCCAAAAAGCAGAAGCCACACTCCGCGACATGCGAAGCATTCTTGACCAGATCAAAGCCGGGCAGGACGCAGAGCCACCAGAGGAGACGAAGGTCGATGTGGAGAATGACAGCCATGATGCAGAAGAAACCGACGAGGATGACGACGAGCTGGACGATTCCGAAGATGACGAGCTGAATGACTCCGAAGACGAAGCCGTAAACCGCGAACCAGATCCGCTTAAGGTAATACGGGGGACATTGGTGATGCACATGCCAGCCAGATCTCTAGAATCGGTAAGTGTACATCAACGCGCTGGAAGACTGCACGATACTGACCGATATCTCGGTGCAGTCAAGCGACTCCGAGCCCGACAGCAATCCGGATGTCTGTGTCTGTGCCTGAGCCTGGCAGCTGGGATAAGTTCAAGGCTGAAGCCTTTCATCGGTTCGAGTCGCTGGGTAGGGAATGGACGATATTGTCAGATACAAATACTGAGCGTCAGCAGTTGCGCGGAAGTAATGTTCAAGAGCTGCGTTGGTTGTCTCCCATGCCTAGACTCCCTCTGGTATATTCCCATCCTACGCCACACCAATGCTCCCACTTATGCATGCACACCTCCAATCATATACACAGCTGAATCGAACACTCTAACTTACAGCTTTTCTTTATACACACCCTCCTTACCTCCCCCTCCTACCCTGCGCCCTCTCCTCATACTGCTTCGCCCTCCTCTTAAACGCCTCCCTCTCCTCCTTCTTCCTCTGCTCTGGCGTCTTCGCCCTCACCTGCCTCGCCTCCGAGATCTTACCCTGCAATTGATCCTTCAACCCATCAAACATGCCCTTCTTCGGCGTCGCTGGCATCCCGGGCTGAATCATCTCCTCTGAAGGTGCCGATGTCCCTGCTGGGTTTGGCGCCACCAACGTCGTATCGATCGTCTTACCCTGTCTGTGTATATTCGGCGATTGGTAATTCGGCGCCATGTACGCAGCATTCCTCCCACCATTCGCACCAGCTGACGGCGCGGGTTCGTATCTCGTCGGTTGCAGCCCCTTCACCCTATCTTCCAGCATCGCACTCAGAAATCCTCCACCACCCTCTCCTGGCTTCGGCACATAAATTGGTGCTAGTCCGAAGAGGTCTCTCACAGCTGCATTTTGCAACACTCTCCCCTGAACAATCCCCAACGCACCAGACGCAGCGAACCACACACATACCGCACCTGGTTGCCATGCGGTGACCAAGCAGATGATTGCTGGCATACCATAAAGCATGACCTTCTTCATGCCCTCTGGTAATTGCGTCTGTGCACCAGTTTCACCACCCAATCGTACAATCATGTGGACAGTCCCAGCCATGATGATGGGCATCAACAAATATCCATCCGTTATTGTCAAATCTTGCAACCACAAAAACCCTCCATCTTTGAAACCAGGCACTGGAAGTTCTGACGCCGCTCTCATGATCTTGAATC
Above is a window of Fulvia fulva chromosome 6, complete sequence DNA encoding:
- a CDS encoding Mitochondrial inner membrane protein OXA1, translated to MPSRGLRLVRGNAPSLIRQQCRNLSYTPRPLLRNTSPRIGSLAQTPQPWTRSTPTAIISIPAIRHASTTQTPVDPATAPLPENSTSSFPDLDTITLNTVPKTAEGIDISSIPEGIGYLKQIGLEYGYGPTSMIEWVLEHMHIWGGLPWWGAIAATAVAIRVVTFPLYLKSSDIMARQNALTSVTKPITDRMTKAQKEGNTAEVMQAYRQLGQIRKRAGISITQQFLPIILQGVIGYCGFKIMRAASELPVPGFKDGGFLWLQDLTITDGYLLMPIIMAGTVHMIVRLGGETGAQTQLPEGMKKVMLYGMPAIICLVTAWQPGAVCVWFAASGALGIVQGRVLQNAAVRDLFGLAPIYVPKPGEGGGGFLSAMLEDRVKGLQPTRYEPAPSAGANGGRNAAYMAPNYQSPNIHRQGKTIDTTLVAPNPAGTSAPSEEMIQPGMPATPKKGMFDGLKDQLQGKISEARQVRAKTPEQRKKEEREAFKRRAKQYEERAQGRRGR